The window GCCCGAGCGATGCGCGGCAACAATTCGGCGGTGCGTGGCAACCTTTCGCGCGCGCACGGCAACTTGTCGACCGGGAGACGTGGCTCCCGGTCGACAAAGGACAGCGGTCATGACTGTCCCCCCTCCCCACTTGGCATCGCCCGTGTGGTCGGTCACAGTCGCCACTCGCGCGACCATGAGCCCCCTGTTCCCCCAGCCTTCCGGCCTCCACACGGCGACCACAAATTATCAGTCACTTTCACAACTGCTTCTGTCAGAGGCGTGAAAATCTGGCCGATGTGACCGACCAGCCATTTTGCAGGGCCCTTGCCGCCGCGCGGACGCCGGTTAGCCTGGGCCCATGCCTCGCTACGAATACCGCTGCCGTACCTGCGGCGACACCTTCGAACTGAGCCGCCCGATGGCCGAGTCGTCCGCCCCCGCGGACTGCCCCGACGGCCACTCCGACACGGTCAAACTCCTGTCGACGGTCGCCGTCGGAGGGGCTGCCGCCCCGTCCGCACCCGCACCCCGGGCGGGCGGTGGTGGCGGAGGCTGCTGCGGTGGCGGCTGCTGCGGTTGATCGACACACTCCGATCAACGGCCACTGCTCCGGGAGCGTTCACCGGCCCCCGCGGCACTGACTGTTCAAGCATACTTTCGGACAGGCTCCCTGGCGTTCACGGTCCCCTCAGGCTCTCTTCAGCTTCGCTCACCTAGCGTGCCCCCATGACAGCCATGCAAGAGGAGTCGATGAGCGGCGCGCCCCTGTGGATCATCGGTCTGATGGATCTGCTGGGCGCGCCGGGCGCGGCCATCGCCGTCGCGCTGGAGAACCTCTTCCCGCCGATCCCCAGCGAGGTGATCCTCCCCCTCGCCGGCTTCGCCGCGAGCACCGGGCAGATCGGCCTCCTGGCGGCCCTGCTGTGGACCACCGCGGGCTCCGTCGTGGGCGCTCTCGCCCTCTACGGCGTCGGCGCCCTCCTCGGCCGCGACCGCACGGTCGCCCTCGCCGCCCGGCTGCCCCTCGTCAAGCTCTCGGACATCGAGAGGACGGAGGCCTGGTTCCTCAGGCACGGCACCAAGGCGGTCTTCTTCGGGCGCATGATCCCCGTCTTCCGCAGCCTGATCTCCGTACCGGCCGGCGTGGAGCGCATGCCCCTGCCCGTCTTCGCCCTGCTCACCACCCTGGGCAGCGCCCTGTGGAACACGGTCTTCGTCCTGGCCGGCTACTTCCTGGGGGCCAACTGGACGGAGGTCACGGCAATCGTCTCGACGTACTCGAAGATCGTGCTGGGGGCGGCAGCCATAGCGGTTCTGGCATTCACACTGGTCCGCTTCCTGAAAAAGGACCGCGGCAGCCGGGGTCAAGGGGCGCGGGGAACTGCGCGACAAGCCACAGAGCACCCGCGGCCCGAAACGCACAGCACCCCCGCCCCCTGACCGGCACAGTCACCCCGGAGGGTCACCGCTCCCGCGACGCCCGCAGGAACTCCCGAAGAATCCGCTCCCCGGCCAGCACTCCCCGCTCGGGCAGCGCGGTCACCCCGGGCCCCATGAACCCCTCGTCCGCCAGCTCCCCGTGCCCGGGCCGCCAGGCCCGGTCCGCCGCGAGCAGCAGATCCGCGTCGAGCAGCGAGTCACCCGCGGCCACGGTCAGCTCCACCCCGGTCCGACGCGCGACCTCCCGCATCGCCGCCGACTTGGTGAGCGGCTTCGGCACGGCGTAGATCTTGCGCCCCTGCAGGGACACGGTCCAGCCCCGGTTCTCGGCCCACACCGCGAGATCCTTCACCCATTCCTCGGGCAGCAGCTCACGCTCGACGACGAGGTAGACGAAGAGATCCTCCGCGACCCGGTGCTTGCGCACCCACAGCGGGTCCGCCGTGGCCTCCAGATGCGCCCGCACCTCGGCGAGCGGCGCGCACTCGTCCGCGAGCCGGGCGGTGACCCGCTCGTGCCAGGCGACGTCCGTGACGCCGTCCACGAGCAGATGCCCGCCGTTGGCGCAGATCGCGTACGCGGGCGGCGGTCCCGGCAGGTTGATCCGCTGGTACTGCTTGCGCGTGCGGGTGGTCGTCGGCACGAACACTGCCGCGTCCCCCAGTTCGGCGAGCAGCTCCGCGGCCGTCTCCGTCATGTACGACAGCGGTCTGCTCTCGTGCACCTCGACGGTGAGCAGCCGGGGCGCCCGCGCGTCCGGCATGGTCAGCGCGAGCGCGGCGGCCGAGTAGATGAGCGTACGGTCGAGATCGCTCGCGACGAGAACCCGAGGACCCGGCATCAGACCGCCACCGCTCTGCCGTCGGCGCCGGTCGCGCCCCGCGTGTACTGCGGGTGGATCAACCCCACGCATGTGTACGGCAGCTCGGCCACCTCTTCCACCGGTACCCCTCTCTGTTCGGCGAGCAGGCGTACGTGGTCGAGGTCCGCGCCCGCCCCGGCTCGCGCGAGGATCTTCCACGGTACCCGGCGCAACAGCACCCGAGTGGTCTCGCCGACACCGGGCTTGACCAGGTTCACGTCATGGATGCCGTACTCCTCGCTGATGCGCTCGACGGCCGCCCAGCCCTCCCAGGTGGGCGTGCGGTCGGCGGCGAGCAGCTCCTCGACGCGGGCGTCCACGGCGTCCCGGACGTCACCGAAGCGGTCGGAGACGGCGTCCAGGAAGGCCACCGACACATCCACACCGGCCAGCTCCCGGTAGAACTTGGCCCCGTGGAAGTCGTCGGGCCCGACGAGGTCCGCGCGCAGCACGGTCCGCGATATCAGCCCGGAGACGGTGGAGTTGAGACAGGCGGACGGGATGAGGAAGTCCTCCCGTGTGCCGTACGTCCGCACGCACGACCCCGGGTCGGCGAGCACGGCGATCTCCGGGTCGAACCCGGTGACGCCGTCGGTCTTCTCGAACTCCAGCAGGGCGGCGGCGAGTTCACGGGTGATCGCGCCCTTGCCGGTCCAGCCGTCGACGAACACGACGTCGGCGGGGTCGTGATGAGCGGCCAGCCAGCGCAGCGCGTTGGCGTCGATGCCGCGTCCCCGCACGATCGACACGGCGTAGTGCGGCACCTCGATGCCGTGCCGGTACCGCGCCCACCGCCGCATCAGCACCCCCACCGGCGTCCCGGCCCGGGCCAGCGACACGAGGACGGGCCGCGCGGACCGCTCGGCCAGCACGGTCTCGGTCACCACGCCGACGGCCGCCGCGATCCGCTCGGCGGAGGTGTCGAGGGCGCTGTGGAAGAGGGCCTGGTACTGCTCGCTCGGCTGGTACTCGACCGGCAGGGACTCCGCGTAGTGCGCGCCCCCGCTCTGGATGGCCTCCTCCCGCTCCTCGGTGGGTGCCTCCAGCGTGACGTCCGAGAGGTCCCGCAGCAGCCAGCCCACCTCGTCGGCCGCGTAGGAGGAGAAGTCGGGACCACGCAGGGGGTCGGGCAGCATGGAGGGCCTTTCGGTGAGGTGCGGGTCGGGGGGTGTCGGCGCCCGGCGTCCGGGGGTGCGGGCAGCCGCCCCGGGCTCCCGCGCACCGAGGGTGCCCGGCCGGGGCCGCGCGTCGCGGCCGTGCCGGGTCGGGGGGACGTACGACGGCACCACGGCGAGCAGCACGGCGGGTGTGTGGGCGGCGAGGGTGGCCAGCAGGCCGTCGGCGGCGTGCAGGGCGGGGGTGTCGGCCGTCGAGTCGACGACGGCGACGACGGCGTCGAAGCCGCCACCGGCCACGTTGTAGGCGTACCGCTCCCCGGGCCCGTCCGCGGGGTCGTCGTGGGCGGGGAAGACGAGGCGGCTGCGTATCGCGTAGCCGGGGTCGTCCACGGCGAGGACGGGTGACCGCGTGGTGGTGGAGAACCGTATCTCCGCCCCGGCGGCCCGCCCCTCGACGAGCCGTTCCAGTTCGCGGGCCAGCGCCAGCGGCGCGTACATCAGCTCCTCGAAGCCGAGCACCAGCACGCGCCGGGCCCCTGGCGGCAGGGCCTCGGCGAGGCGGGCGGCCATGGCGGGCAGCGCGCCCTCCAGCCGGGCGCGGTGCGCCGGGGTGAAGCCGTGCCGCCCGCCGTCGGGCAGACCCCGCGGCCACCCCAGCTCGACCCGGCTGACCCGCGCGGCCCCGCCCCTCCCGGCCGGCCCGGCGGACGCGGTCTCGTACCGCGCGACCAGCGCCTGCCCCTTCTCCAGCACGCCCTCCGGCAGCCGCACGGTCCCCTTCGCCGCGGTCACCAGGTCCACCCGCGCCCCGATCTCCCGGGCGAACTCGGTGAGCCGACCCTGGTCGGCGGGCGACCGCATGTCGACCAGCGCCACGACGACGTACCGCTCGCGGGGGTACCGGTCGTGCAGGGCGCGGATGGTGTTGAGGACCGTGTTGCCGGTGGAGAACTCGTCGTCGACGAGCACCAGCGGGCCCCGCCCCGCGAGCAGGGTGGGGTCCTCCGGCAGCAGCAGATGCGAGGTCGCGTGCGAGTGGGACTCCTCGAAGCCGCCCGCCCGGTGGACGCCCTCGACCGGGCGCCGGGTGGAGTGGAGATAGGGCGCCTCGCCCAGCCCGTCCGCGACCGAGTGCCCGAGCCCGGTGGCCGTCTCGGCGTACCCGAGGACGACCGCGGTCCGCACCCCGGCCTCCCCCAGCAGCTCGCGCACCCGGCGGCCGAGCGCGAACCCGTGCCCGTGGACGACGGCCGGCGACTGCGGCACGTGCTTGCCGAGGACGTTCGACACCAGCAGATGCGCCCGCTTGGGGTTGCGCCGCAGCGCGAGCCCCAGCAGCCCGCTCAGCTCCGCGTCCCCGACCAGTTCGACCCCGAGCCGCGCACGGACCCAGGTGCCGGACCAGACCCCGCCGGACGGGTCGGGCGTACCGGTCGTGTCGTTCGCTGCGTTGATCATCGATTCCTCAGTCGTGGCGGTCAGTCGGGCAGACCCGCGGCCAACAGGTCCACGAACCCGATGTCCTCGTTGGCGACGCCAAACACCTCGGCGCGCTGCAGAACCCTTTCTGCCCAGGCGCGGTGCGGTTTCACCTCGTTCATTTTGTTACGGGACGCGGAGCGCAGTACGCCACCGCCGTTACGGTCGGGCCGCACGATGTCCTGGGCGTCGCCGAACTCCTCGTGACTGACCACGGACAGCGCGTGCACCGGCAGGACGTGCGAGGGGTGGATGCAGGTCTTGCCGAGCAGCCCGTTGGCCTGGTCCAGGGAGATCTCGCGCAGCAGGCCGTCCAGCGCGTGCTCGATGAGCGACTCGCGCAGCTGACCGGCCCGGTTCGCCAGGAAGGGGCTCGTGCGCAGCTGCGGCTTGAACATGCGCTCCTGGACCCGGAAGTACTCCCACACCGGCCCGGTCACCGTGAACCCGGTGCCGTCGGCCCGCCCGAGCACGTTCACCACGTCCGCGATCACGGAGGCGACGATCTGGACGTCGTAGGCGGTCATGTCGGGCGCCCGGCGCAGGGCGTAGGAGGAGCAGAAGTCGGTGACGCCGAGACGCAGCGCGAGGACCCGGTCGCGGTACTTGTCGACGGTGTGGGCGATGCCCTGGAGTGCCTCTACGCGCGTCTCCCTGTACATCAGTTCCGGCGACTCCAGCACCGGCATACCGAACAGCCGCCGCCCGCTCGCGGACTCGGCGGCGGTGAGCGCCTCCAGGAACGCCACACCCCGCTCCTCGGTGAACTTCGGGAACACGAACCCCGACAGCAGGCGTGCGGACGGGCCGAAACGGCGTACGAGGTCGGGGATCTGCTCGGGGAAGCGGACCCTGATGAACAGCAGCGGAAGCTCGGCGTCCGGCCGCTCGGCGAGGTCGGCGAACTGCCGGACGAGGTTCTCCTCGGCGTCCACGACCTCCTCGTCGCCGATGGAGTCCTCCAGGCACAGCACCATGGAGACCACACCGTTTCCGGCCTGCTTGACGACGTCGTCGGCCAGCCGCTCCCGGGTGGCCGGGCTGTAGAGCGTGGCGCCGAGCGCGGCGGAGAGCACACGGGCCGGGGAGTCGGCGTCGAAGACTCCCGGCTCCCGGTAGAACAGGCGCTGGCGCCGCTCAGGGGCGATGTGCCCGAAATGACGCATGTGGTTCCCCCGTGGCTGCTAGGCGTCCGGTCACGATCGTGGCCGGTAATAGTACGTACAAACGTGTGACATCAGTTTCCACCGGGCGTGAAGTTCTGGTAACCCGGCCATGTCGGGTGCTGAACGATTACACCGGCGGTTCGCCGCCCCCGCGTTGTCGTGATCAGGACCGAGAGGGCAGGATGACCGCATGACGCACGCGATGCTGAAGGGGTCGAACATCCCGATCGAGGCCACGGCGGTCCGCGCCGTGCTGCGCTGGGCGCCCGGGCAGGGCGTCCCGGTGGTCGACGCCTCGGCGCTGCTCCTCGGCCCCGACGGACGCGTACGGTCCGACGAGGACTTCGTCTTCTACAACCAGCCGCGCCACCCCTCCGGCAAGGTGTGGCGGCTCGGCCAGAAACGGGTGGCCGAGGGTCCCACCGACACCATCCAGACCGACCTGGCCGGTGTCGAGTCCGCTGTCAGCCAGATTCTCCTGGTCGCCTCCGCCGGGGACGTCGCCTTCGACCGCGTACCGTCCCTGCGCATCCTGCTGTACGACGCCACGGTCGCCGACGCCGAGCCGCTGGCGTACTTCGACGTCAAGCCCGAGACCGGCGAGGAGACCGCCCTGATCTGCGGCGAGCTGTACCGCCGCGGCGGCGGCTGGAAGTTCCGCGCCCTGGGCGAGGGGTACGTCAACGGCCTGGAGGGTCTCGCCACGAACTTCGGCATCATGGTCGACGAGACGACCGCCGCGGGGGCCGACCAGAGCGGCACCGCCCAGCCCCCGTCCCCCGAGACCTCCGCCCCGATGCCGCCCGAGCAGCCCCCGGCCGGCGTCCCGTCCCAGCCCGGGTACGGCTACCCTCCGGCGGCCCCCACGCAGCCCAGCCAGCCGGCCTACGGCTATCCGCACCCCCAACCGACCCCGGCCACCACCAACGGCCCGGCGTACGGCTACCCCCAGCACACGGCGGCGGCCCTGGACCCCGACTTCCGTCTGCCGCCGCAGGGACCGCAGTTCATCGGCCGCTGACGACGGGGGCGCCGGGGTTCCCTAGGAGCGTTCGGCCTTGCTCTTGTACCCGCGCCCCCACTGCAGCCCCCACCCGTACAGCCGGTCCAGCTCGGCCTGGAAGCCGTAGACGAACCTCACCTCCCGGCGCACGGTGATCTCCCCCTTGACGTTCTCGATCATCACCACGGCGCACGACCGGGCCTGCGGGTGCCTCTCGTCCAGGCCTATCTCGATGCGCGGACCGTTGCTCGGGTACAGGGTCACCACCGCGTGCGTGCGGTCGAACGCCGGCGTCTGGTCGTAGATGTAGACGAACACCAGCATCCGCCGGAAGGCCTCGCGGTGGTCGAGGTTGATGTACATCGTCTCGCCGGACCCCGACCCGAACCGGTCGTCCCCGCTGAGGCGCATGTACGGCGGCTCGTTGATGTCGCCGAGGAAGCCGCCCAGCGGCTGCACGACCCCCTTCGTCCCGTCGGCCAGCTCGTACAGACAGCCGAGGTCGAGGTCGACGTTCACCATGCTCTGGCTGTGCGCCTGGACCTCCTCCGGCCGCAGCGCCCTGAACGGGTGCCGCAGCACGCTCTGGCGCTTCGGTCCGCCGATGTCGGACGTCCGCATCCGCCAGGACAGGTTGACGCGCAGATGGCCCGCCGCGGCGTTCTGCTTGGAGAGGGACACCTTCTGGTGCCGCTTGGTCAGCTCTATCGCGTTGGTCGCCGCGTTGCCCGCGTCGAACTCCGAGGCCCGCCCGCGCCACAGGTTGTCCAGGAAACTCATGCCCGCCCGCCCCACAACTGCCGTCTCGTCACGTCGACCACCAGCGGGGCGGCCGACGAGGACGAATCCTCGTCGGCCGCCCCGCTCAGAGCCTGCCCTCACCTCGCGGGTGATCACACCCCGGAGGAGACCTCCGCCTTGTCGGCGGCGTCAGCTTTTCCCTCTTCGGCCGCCAGCGCCTTGTTGCGGCGCACGGAGGACCAGAACGACCAGCCGATCAGGACGACACCGATGAGACCGGTGATGATCTCGTTGATCTCGTACTGGATGGTGATCAGCAGGATCGCCGCCAGGGCGCCGATCGCGTAGTGCGCGCCGTGCTCCAGGTACACGTAGTCGTCGAGGGTGCCCTGGCGGACCAGGTACACGGTCAGCGACCGGACGTACATCGCGCCGATGCCGAGGCCCAGCGCCATCAGGACGATGTCGTTGGTGATGGCGAAGGCGCCGATGACTCCGTCGAAGGAGAAGGACGCGTCCAGGACCTCCAGGTAGAGGAACATGAAGAACGCGGCCTTGCCCGCGAGGGCGACGGCCGAGCGCGGCTTGCCGCTGCGCGCCGCCTCTTCCTCCTCCTCGTGCTCGCGCTCCTCGTCCTCCTCCAGCTTGCTCTCGAAGTAGCCGGAGAGACCGCCCACGATGAGATAGGTGATGAGGCCCGCGAGTCCGGAGATCAGGACGGTCTGCGCCTTGTCGACATGGGCGCCGCCGTGCTGGTGCGCCTGCGTCGCGAAGGTCATCGAGGTGATCAGCAGGACGATCATGGCGATGCAGGCCGACAGCATGTCGATCTTGCCGAGCTTGGCCAGCGGGCGCTCCAGCCAGCCGAGCCACTTGATGTCCCGGTCCTCGAAGATGAAGTCCAGGAAGATCATCAGCAGGAACATACCGCCGAACGCCGCGATCGACGGGTGGGCGTCGGTCACGTACTGCTGGTACTGGTCCTTGTCGGTGAGCGCCAGGTCGACGGCCTCGATCGGACCCAGCTTGGCGCTGATGGCGACGATGACGACGGGGAAGACCAGCCGCATACCGAAGACGGCGATCAGGATGCCGATGGTGAGGAAGATCTTCTGCCAGAAGGCATTCATCTTCTTCAGGATCCCGGCGTTGACCACCGCGTTGTCGAACGACAGCGAGATCTCCAGGATCGACAGGATCGCGACGAGCCCGAGAGCCGTCCATCCGTCGTAGAGAACCGCTGCTACCAAGCCGAGCGCGGTGACCGCGAACGACCAGCCGAAGGTTTTCAGAACCACTGGCTACCCAATCGTGTGTGTACGGGGTTCCCCCGCGCCGCGCGCGGCTTTACGAAACTTTGAACCCGAAGTCTAGTCGGGTACCCCTCGCACCCCACACGGCCCCGGCTTTTGCGCATATAGCGCTACGAGACGTTCACACCGAAGTCGAGTGCGATGCCCCGCAGACCGGACGCGTACCCCTGCCCCACCGCCCGGAACTTCCACTCGCCGCCGTAGCGGTAGACCTCACCGAAGATCATCGCGGTCTCGGTGGAGGCGTCCTCGGACAGGTCGTAGCGGGCCAGCTCCTGGCCGTCGGCCTGGTTGACGACCCGGATGAAGGCGTTGCTGACCTGGCCGAAGGCCTGGCCGCGGTTCTCGGCGTCGTGGATGGAGACCGGAAAGACGATCTTGTCGACGGTGACCGGCACCCGGGAGAGGTCGATGATCAGCGACTCGTCGTCGCCGTCGCCCTCACCGGTGAGGTTGTCACCGGTGTGCTCGACCGAGCCGTCGGGGCTCTTGAGGTTGTTGTAGAAGACGAACCACTCGTCGCCCAGCACCCGGCCGCCCTGGCAGAGCAAAGCGCTGGCGTCGAGGTCGAAAGGGGCTCCGGTGGTGGTTCTGACGTCCCAGCCGAGGCCGACCAGCACGTGAGTGAGGTTC is drawn from Streptomyces bottropensis ATCC 25435 and contains these coding sequences:
- a CDS encoding FmdB family zinc ribbon protein, which produces MPRYEYRCRTCGDTFELSRPMAESSAPADCPDGHSDTVKLLSTVAVGGAAAPSAPAPRAGGGGGGCCGGGCCG
- a CDS encoding DedA family protein yields the protein MQEESMSGAPLWIIGLMDLLGAPGAAIAVALENLFPPIPSEVILPLAGFAASTGQIGLLAALLWTTAGSVVGALALYGVGALLGRDRTVALAARLPLVKLSDIERTEAWFLRHGTKAVFFGRMIPVFRSLISVPAGVERMPLPVFALLTTLGSALWNTVFVLAGYFLGANWTEVTAIVSTYSKIVLGAAAIAVLAFTLVRFLKKDRGSRGQGARGTARQATEHPRPETHSTPAP
- a CDS encoding phosphoribosyltransferase yields the protein MINAANDTTGTPDPSGGVWSGTWVRARLGVELVGDAELSGLLGLALRRNPKRAHLLVSNVLGKHVPQSPAVVHGHGFALGRRVRELLGEAGVRTAVVLGYAETATGLGHSVADGLGEAPYLHSTRRPVEGVHRAGGFEESHSHATSHLLLPEDPTLLAGRGPLVLVDDEFSTGNTVLNTIRALHDRYPRERYVVVALVDMRSPADQGRLTEFAREIGARVDLVTAAKGTVRLPEGVLEKGQALVARYETASAGPAGRGGAARVSRVELGWPRGLPDGGRHGFTPAHRARLEGALPAMAARLAEALPPGARRVLVLGFEELMYAPLALARELERLVEGRAAGAEIRFSTTTRSPVLAVDDPGYAIRSRLVFPAHDDPADGPGERYAYNVAGGGFDAVVAVVDSTADTPALHAADGLLATLAAHTPAVLLAVVPSYVPPTRHGRDARPRPGTLGAREPGAAARTPGRRAPTPPDPHLTERPSMLPDPLRGPDFSSYAADEVGWLLRDLSDVTLEAPTEEREEAIQSGGAHYAESLPVEYQPSEQYQALFHSALDTSAERIAAAVGVVTETVLAERSARPVLVSLARAGTPVGVLMRRWARYRHGIEVPHYAVSIVRGRGIDANALRWLAAHHDPADVVFVDGWTGKGAITRELAAALLEFEKTDGVTGFDPEIAVLADPGSCVRTYGTREDFLIPSACLNSTVSGLISRTVLRADLVGPDDFHGAKFYRELAGVDVSVAFLDAVSDRFGDVRDAVDARVEELLAADRTPTWEGWAAVERISEEYGIHDVNLVKPGVGETTRVLLRRVPWKILARAGAGADLDHVRLLAEQRGVPVEEVAELPYTCVGLIHPQYTRGATGADGRAVAV
- a CDS encoding HpcH/HpaI aldolase/citrate lyase family protein, which translates into the protein MRHFGHIAPERRQRLFYREPGVFDADSPARVLSAALGATLYSPATRERLADDVVKQAGNGVVSMVLCLEDSIGDEEVVDAEENLVRQFADLAERPDAELPLLFIRVRFPEQIPDLVRRFGPSARLLSGFVFPKFTEERGVAFLEALTAAESASGRRLFGMPVLESPELMYRETRVEALQGIAHTVDKYRDRVLALRLGVTDFCSSYALRRAPDMTAYDVQIVASVIADVVNVLGRADGTGFTVTGPVWEYFRVQERMFKPQLRTSPFLANRAGQLRESLIEHALDGLLREISLDQANGLLGKTCIHPSHVLPVHALSVVSHEEFGDAQDIVRPDRNGGGVLRSASRNKMNEVKPHRAWAERVLQRAEVFGVANEDIGFVDLLAAGLPD
- a CDS encoding TerD family protein, giving the protein MTHAMLKGSNIPIEATAVRAVLRWAPGQGVPVVDASALLLGPDGRVRSDEDFVFYNQPRHPSGKVWRLGQKRVAEGPTDTIQTDLAGVESAVSQILLVASAGDVAFDRVPSLRILLYDATVADAEPLAYFDVKPETGEETALICGELYRRGGGWKFRALGEGYVNGLEGLATNFGIMVDETTAAGADQSGTAQPPSPETSAPMPPEQPPAGVPSQPGYGYPPAAPTQPSQPAYGYPHPQPTPATTNGPAYGYPQHTAAALDPDFRLPPQGPQFIGR
- a CDS encoding TerD family protein gives rise to the protein MSFLDNLWRGRASEFDAGNAATNAIELTKRHQKVSLSKQNAAAGHLRVNLSWRMRTSDIGGPKRQSVLRHPFRALRPEEVQAHSQSMVNVDLDLGCLYELADGTKGVVQPLGGFLGDINEPPYMRLSGDDRFGSGSGETMYINLDHREAFRRMLVFVYIYDQTPAFDRTHAVVTLYPSNGPRIEIGLDERHPQARSCAVVMIENVKGEITVRREVRFVYGFQAELDRLYGWGLQWGRGYKSKAERS
- a CDS encoding DUF475 domain-containing protein, whose product is MVLKTFGWSFAVTALGLVAAVLYDGWTALGLVAILSILEISLSFDNAVVNAGILKKMNAFWQKIFLTIGILIAVFGMRLVFPVVIVAISAKLGPIEAVDLALTDKDQYQQYVTDAHPSIAAFGGMFLLMIFLDFIFEDRDIKWLGWLERPLAKLGKIDMLSACIAMIVLLITSMTFATQAHQHGGAHVDKAQTVLISGLAGLITYLIVGGLSGYFESKLEEDEEREHEEEEEAARSGKPRSAVALAGKAAFFMFLYLEVLDASFSFDGVIGAFAITNDIVLMALGLGIGAMYVRSLTVYLVRQGTLDDYVYLEHGAHYAIGALAAILLITIQYEINEIITGLIGVVLIGWSFWSSVRRNKALAAEEGKADAADKAEVSSGV
- a CDS encoding TerD family protein, producing the protein MGVTLAKGGNVSLSKAAPNLTHVLVGLGWDVRTTTGAPFDLDASALLCQGGRVLGDEWFVFYNNLKSPDGSVEHTGDNLTGEGDGDDESLIIDLSRVPVTVDKIVFPVSIHDAENRGQAFGQVSNAFIRVVNQADGQELARYDLSEDASTETAMIFGEVYRYGGEWKFRAVGQGYASGLRGIALDFGVNVS